The Prunus dulcis unplaced genomic scaffold, ALMONDv2, whole genome shotgun sequence genome includes a region encoding these proteins:
- the LOC117612832 gene encoding uncharacterized protein LOC117612832: protein MRPVIAVDATHLKCKYKGVLFVATAFDGNRNIYPVAFGIGDLETDAAWEWFLRKLHCAIGDCSNLVVISDRNVSIQHGLRGVFPGASHGICFYHLKGNMKASFHLKQRDPILGYFIRAAKSYRLAEFNRHFSMINNERVRNYLLRAGVEKWSRAHCDGRRYNVMTTNIVESINSVLRFARMLPVLHLIDEITNLLLTWFSQRRDLAMKCHSTLCPDLGEQKLRKRLDAASRMNVVKINDVEYNVLDGDLNGLVHLANRSCTCRKFDLEQLPCKHAIAVCRHLNLNPYSFASSYYTRATWAAAYAESIYPVPPKGTWVIP, encoded by the coding sequence ATGCGGCCCGTGATTGCTGTTGATGCTACCCATTTGAAGTGCAAGTATAAaggtgttttgtttgttgcgaCCGCATTTGATGGAAATCGCAACATATATCCTGTTGCCTTTGGGATTGGAGATTTGGAGACCGATGCAGCATGGGAGtggtttttgagaaaattacaTTGTGCAATTGGTGATTGCTCGAATCTTGTTGTCATATCTGATCGCAATGTTAGCATACAACATGGGTTGCGTGGAGTTTTTCCTGGGGCAAGCCATGGTATTTGCTTTTATCACTTGAAGGGCAATATGAAAGCCTCATTTCACTTGAAGCAACGGGATCCGATATTGGGGTATTTTATAAGGGCAGCGAAGTCTTATCGTCTAGCGGAGTTCAATCGTCACTTCTCGATGATAAACAATGAGCGAGTGCGAAATTATCTACTACGTGCAGGCGTTGAGAAGTGGTCACGGGCCCACTGTGATGGACGACGCTATAATGTGATGACAACGAATATTGTGGAGTCCATTAATTCAGTTCTTCGTTTTGCAAGGATGCTTCCGGTCCTACACTTGATCGATGAAATCACAAATTTACTTCTCACTTGGTTTAGTCAACGTCGAGATTTAGCAATGAAATGTCATTCTACATTGTGCCCTGATTTGGGTGAACAGAAGTTAAGGAAGAGGTTAGACGCTGCGTCAAGGATGAATGTGGTCAAAATCAATGATGTTGAGTATAATGTTCTCGATGGTGATTTGAACGGTCTGGTGCACTTGGCAAACCGTAGTTGTACGTGCAGGAAGTTTGACTTGGAGCAACTCCCGTGCAAGCATGCTATTGCGGTATGTCGGCACTTGAATTTGAACCCCTACTCCTTTGCCTCTTCTTATTATACACGAGCTACATGGGCAGCTGCATATGCTGAATCTATTTATCCTGTACCACCTAAAGGCACATGGGTTATTCCCTAA